One Streptomyces mobaraensis NBRC 13819 = DSM 40847 DNA segment encodes these proteins:
- a CDS encoding MFS transporter has protein sequence MRAGTGRRAAGTGLTATARRIIRLNYGFQLLFNLLWWMPVFYAYQKAAGLSDGQIFGIQSVYYVAFCLFEIPTGLIADRIGTRNCLLAGAVVMTAANLAPVVSASYTGFLVHFLAIAAGRSLTSGAASAYLYDGLRAEKCDEHYLRAEGTARALGLVAKVVCWPLVGPLMAVAHPAPYVLSAASAAGSLACAVALPRLAGTGGGTGRAGAGSGGGAFLRDAGAALRCVASSPWLALLMVQGVAVFTLSRICQVNLFQPILLDHGIAEASHGSVMAAMTVAEAVASARPQWLSRRLSPVGWVSVLSLALAGSLAGMTLGGPWAVVALLCLFAAATGFAYPVQRKLVNDAVPADAPRATLLSVESIVDRAVCALAAIAVGAYLAAGRLDALLWHSALATAVLLGVLQLLLRGGAVRRERAGRGVRPAGPEGTPAGAAGPPGTARSRARRPL, from the coding sequence GTGAGGGCGGGTACCGGCCGACGGGCGGCGGGCACCGGCCTCACCGCCACCGCCCGTCGGATCATCCGGCTCAACTACGGCTTCCAGCTGCTGTTCAACCTGCTGTGGTGGATGCCGGTGTTCTACGCCTACCAGAAGGCGGCCGGGCTCTCGGACGGGCAGATCTTCGGCATCCAGAGCGTCTACTACGTGGCCTTCTGCCTGTTCGAGATCCCGACGGGCCTGATCGCCGACCGGATCGGCACCCGCAACTGTCTGCTCGCCGGCGCGGTGGTGATGACCGCGGCGAACCTGGCTCCGGTCGTCAGCGCCTCCTACACCGGCTTCCTCGTCCACTTCCTGGCCATCGCCGCGGGCCGTTCCCTCACCTCGGGGGCGGCCAGCGCCTACCTGTACGACGGTCTGCGCGCCGAGAAGTGCGACGAGCACTACCTGAGGGCGGAGGGCACCGCGCGGGCGCTGGGCCTCGTGGCGAAGGTCGTGTGCTGGCCGCTGGTCGGGCCCCTGATGGCCGTGGCGCATCCGGCCCCGTACGTGCTCAGCGCCGCGAGCGCGGCGGGCTCCCTCGCCTGCGCCGTCGCCCTGCCCCGGCTCGCCGGGACAGGCGGCGGTACGGGGAGGGCGGGCGCGGGGAGCGGGGGCGGCGCGTTCCTGCGGGACGCGGGCGCCGCGCTGCGCTGTGTCGCCTCCTCGCCGTGGCTGGCCCTGCTGATGGTGCAGGGCGTGGCGGTCTTCACGCTGTCCCGGATCTGCCAGGTCAACCTCTTCCAGCCGATCCTGCTGGACCACGGCATCGCGGAGGCCTCGCACGGCAGTGTGATGGCGGCGATGACGGTGGCGGAGGCGGTGGCGTCGGCCCGTCCGCAGTGGCTGAGCCGCCGCCTGTCACCGGTCGGCTGGGTCTCGGTCCTCAGTCTCGCGCTGGCGGGCAGCCTGGCGGGCATGACGCTCGGCGGGCCGTGGGCCGTCGTCGCGCTGCTCTGCCTGTTCGCCGCCGCGACCGGCTTCGCGTATCCCGTGCAGCGCAAGCTGGTGAACGACGCGGTGCCCGCGGACGCCCCGCGCGCCACGCTGCTCTCGGTCGAGAGCATCGTGGACCGCGCGGTGTGCGCCCTGGCCGCGATCGCCGTGGGCGCCTATCTCGCCGCCGGACGCCTGGACGCCCTGCTGTGGCACAGCGCGCTCGCCACGGCGGTGCTGCTCGGGGTCCTCCAGCTGCTGCTGCGCGGCGGGGCGGTCAGGAGGGAGCGGGCCGGCCGAGGCGTTCGACCAGCCGGACCGGAAGGAACTCCGGCCGGTGCGGCCGGCCCACCTGGTACGGCACGAAGCCGAGCGAGGAGGCCGCTCTGA
- a CDS encoding MSMEG_6728 family protein, which produces MQTFLPYPGFTRSAEVLDPPRLGKQRVEALQVLRGLTVPGYGWRHHPAVRMWTGYEEALVRYGLDVCAVWVAKGHADTCATTLATDFSRHRPGAPVRPQDELADDGELPPWLGDPAFHRSHQSALVRKAREIYSPLFPDVPDDLPYVWPPSDRAPS; this is translated from the coding sequence GTGCAGACTTTCCTCCCGTACCCCGGCTTCACCCGGTCCGCCGAGGTCCTGGACCCGCCCCGCCTGGGCAAGCAGCGCGTGGAGGCGCTCCAGGTGCTGCGCGGCCTGACCGTGCCCGGCTACGGATGGCGGCACCACCCCGCGGTGCGCATGTGGACCGGCTACGAGGAAGCCCTGGTCCGCTACGGCCTCGACGTGTGCGCGGTATGGGTGGCGAAGGGACACGCCGACACCTGCGCCACCACCCTGGCCACCGACTTCTCCCGGCACCGCCCCGGCGCCCCCGTACGCCCCCAGGACGAACTGGCCGACGACGGCGAGCTGCCGCCCTGGCTGGGAGACCCGGCCTTCCACCGCAGTCACCAGTCGGCGCTGGTACGCAAGGCGCGAGAGATCTACTCCCCCCTCTTCCCGGACGTCCCCGACGACCTGCCCTACGTCTGGCCCCCCTCCGACCGCGCCCCCTCGTGA
- a CDS encoding PAS domain S-box protein encodes MDDSRLKTLLEHLPAFWWEADETGRVLDQGGGAFTDTGTAHRFLDRLLRELPDPAHAPRDGRRRVRFEGRTFDVTRLPDESADHGRTHGLAVEAGTPRAEAPREDAAFADLVDLAPAAAFIRDGDGRYLWANHAYGHLYGTVPDEVVGKYIEDLDEPADADRFRTLDQEILSRGTPVRHTLGYRRRDGTTGRAVGHRFPVRENAQTCVAGIYVDVTDHLRATARWREAEENLQALRDHSGLPCALLSANGRVVEASAAAAGLLRLSPHDLVGLRAHTLLAPEPEPDLDRLLRRWNDLIARRTRRVETSVVLVDAHGLRRRARLHLTTTGHSATRARRVWAVVTHQSLAHEAHTPLTAAQIRILSLLAEGSSNGDIATSLQLSRQTVDYHLSRLRHLLGAATRPSLVARAYVLGILTPCAWPPRSATAAYPLSVV; translated from the coding sequence GTGGACGATTCCCGGCTCAAAACGCTGCTCGAGCACCTTCCCGCGTTCTGGTGGGAAGCCGACGAGACAGGACGGGTGCTGGACCAGGGAGGCGGCGCCTTCACCGACACGGGCACGGCACACCGCTTCCTGGACCGGCTGCTCCGGGAACTCCCCGACCCGGCGCACGCACCGCGGGACGGCCGCCGGCGCGTCCGGTTCGAGGGCCGCACCTTCGACGTCACCCGGCTCCCGGACGAGAGCGCGGACCACGGCCGTACGCACGGCCTCGCCGTGGAGGCCGGCACCCCCCGCGCCGAGGCCCCGCGCGAGGACGCGGCCTTCGCGGACCTGGTGGACCTCGCCCCCGCCGCCGCCTTCATACGGGACGGCGACGGCCGCTACCTGTGGGCCAACCACGCCTACGGGCACCTCTACGGCACCGTCCCGGACGAGGTCGTCGGCAAGTACATAGAGGACCTCGACGAGCCCGCCGACGCCGACCGGTTCCGCACCCTCGACCAGGAGATCCTCAGCCGGGGCACACCGGTGCGCCACACCCTCGGCTACCGGCGCCGGGACGGCACCACGGGCCGGGCGGTGGGCCACCGCTTCCCCGTCCGGGAGAACGCGCAGACCTGCGTCGCCGGCATCTACGTGGACGTCACCGACCACCTGCGCGCCACGGCCCGGTGGCGGGAGGCCGAGGAGAACCTGCAGGCCCTGCGCGACCACAGCGGCCTGCCCTGCGCGCTGCTCTCGGCGAACGGGCGCGTGGTCGAGGCGAGCGCGGCGGCGGCCGGACTGCTCCGGCTCAGCCCGCACGACCTGGTCGGCCTCCGCGCGCACACCCTGCTCGCCCCGGAACCGGAACCGGACCTCGACCGGCTGCTCCGGCGCTGGAACGACCTGATAGCGCGCCGCACCAGGCGGGTGGAGACGTCCGTGGTGCTCGTGGACGCCCACGGGCTGCGGCGCCGCGCGCGGCTCCACCTGACGACGACCGGCCACTCCGCCACCCGGGCCCGGCGCGTCTGGGCGGTCGTGACCCACCAGAGCCTCGCCCACGAGGCACACACGCCGCTCACCGCCGCACAGATCCGCATCCTCTCCCTCCTGGCGGAGGGCAGCAGTAACGGCGACATCGCCACGTCGCTGCAGTTGTCCCGGCAGACGGTCGACTACCACCTCAGCCGCCTGCGACACCTCCTGGGCGCGGCAACCCGCCCATCCCTCGTCGCCCGCGCCTACGTCCTCGGCATCCTGACCCCGTGCGCTTGGCCGCCTCGCTCGGCTACGGCGGCGTATCCGCTCAGCGTGGTGTGA
- a CDS encoding DEAD/DEAH box helicase, protein MPEPSGATPARPTAASFAELGLPAEVLRVLGEQGVTKPFPIQAAVLPNVLAGRDVLGRGRTGSGKTLAFGLGMLARTAGRRAQSKEPLALVLVPTRELAQQVGEALTPYAEALRLRLATVVGGVSIGRQAAALRDGAEIVVATPGRLHDLIERKDCRLGRVRITVLDEADQMCDMGFLPQVSEILDQVRPDGQRMLFSATLDRDVDELVQGYLRDAAVHSVDPSSSAVSAIEHHVFVVHGPDRYAVTTEIAARDGRVLLFLDSKHGVDQLTRHLRASGVSAAALHSGKSQPQRTRTLAQFKNGQITALVATNVAARGLHVDDLDLVVNVDPATDPKDYLHRAGRTARAGRSGTVVTLVLSGQRRETSQVMADADVAPKVTKVRSGEAELSRITGARAPSGEPLDGGPTVSRPKNHNTPFRGLGSTKDTKNGSGGKPSRKTTEARKLAEARKAARVRRGG, encoded by the coding sequence CTGCCCGAGCCGTCGGGCGCCACTCCGGCGCGGCCCACGGCGGCCTCCTTCGCGGAGCTGGGGCTGCCGGCCGAGGTTCTGCGGGTGCTCGGCGAGCAGGGTGTGACCAAGCCCTTCCCCATCCAGGCGGCGGTGCTGCCGAACGTTCTGGCGGGGCGGGACGTCCTGGGCCGGGGCCGCACGGGATCCGGCAAGACCCTCGCTTTCGGCCTCGGGATGCTCGCCCGGACGGCCGGACGGCGCGCGCAGTCCAAGGAGCCGCTGGCACTCGTGCTGGTGCCCACCCGGGAGCTGGCGCAGCAGGTCGGCGAGGCGCTCACCCCGTACGCCGAGGCGCTGCGGCTGCGGCTCGCGACCGTGGTGGGCGGAGTGTCCATCGGACGACAGGCCGCCGCGCTGCGGGACGGCGCCGAGATCGTCGTCGCCACCCCCGGCAGACTGCACGACCTCATCGAGCGCAAGGACTGCCGACTGGGACGCGTGCGCATCACGGTCCTGGACGAGGCGGACCAGATGTGCGACATGGGATTCCTGCCACAGGTCAGCGAGATCCTGGACCAGGTGCGTCCCGACGGGCAGCGGATGCTGTTCTCCGCCACTCTCGACCGAGACGTCGACGAACTGGTCCAGGGCTACCTGCGCGACGCCGCCGTCCACTCCGTGGACCCCTCGTCCAGCGCGGTCTCCGCGATCGAGCACCACGTCTTCGTCGTGCACGGCCCCGACCGGTACGCCGTGACCACCGAGATCGCCGCCCGGGACGGCCGCGTCCTCCTGTTCCTGGACTCCAAGCACGGCGTCGACCAGCTCACGCGGCATCTGCGGGCCAGCGGCGTGTCCGCCGCCGCCCTGCACAGCGGGAAGTCCCAGCCGCAGCGCACCCGCACCCTGGCCCAGTTCAAGAACGGACAGATCACGGCGCTCGTGGCGACGAACGTCGCCGCACGCGGCCTCCACGTCGACGACCTCGACCTCGTGGTCAACGTCGACCCGGCCACCGACCCGAAGGACTACCTGCACCGCGCGGGCCGCACGGCCCGGGCCGGCCGCTCCGGGACCGTCGTGACACTCGTCCTGTCGGGACAGCGCCGCGAAACGAGCCAGGTCATGGCGGACGCCGACGTCGCTCCCAAGGTCACCAAGGTGCGGTCCGGCGAGGCGGAGCTGAGCCGTATCACCGGCGCCAGGGCCCCCTCCGGCGAGCCTCTCGACGGTGGGCCGACCGTGTCACGCCCCAAGAACCACAACACCCCGTTCCGCGGCCTGGGCAGCACCAAGGACACGAAGAACGGCTCCGGCGGCAAGCCGTCCCGCAAGACCACCGAGGCCCGCAAGCTCGCGGAGGCCCGCAAGGCCGCCCGAGTGCGCCGCGGCGGCTGA
- a CDS encoding ATP-grasp domain-containing protein, translating into MLLVHAKGGPPLGHVLSRTAARAEVHLLALSALPPAVAGSARRLCASVVTPADEHRPDLVSLIVARAEAVGADAVLTFSEYAVVAVAEACEALGLKGAGSAAALARDKRLMRRTWRQHGLPQPEFRPVDTEADLHAAARALPGPLLLKAAWSAGSTAHRIIRSPHEVPAAWARSRAVMAESAQLGYAELHVAEADAHYVVEQIVTGTASGWFDEPGWGDYVSVEGVVTDGTFRPVCLSGRMPTVEPFTERASITPALLPEDAQDRIVDLARRAVDALGLRDCGTHTEIKLGADGRMWLIETAARFGGAMTVPQIEEVFGLDLVGMLVDHLLGRPAAWPERALTPARARGAAGSLVVLAVDGRGRAWPDRRLWDFRAVSADVPLSRGSRLSVVAESSLADGEVVPVYDPAAGANTMAALCLLSATDARTVLRDFETVVDALPRVLPAAQPQEVSA; encoded by the coding sequence GTGCTGTTAGTGCATGCCAAGGGTGGTCCGCCGCTCGGCCACGTCCTCTCCCGGACGGCCGCGAGGGCGGAAGTGCACCTGCTGGCGCTCAGCGCTCTTCCTCCCGCCGTGGCGGGCTCCGCCCGCAGACTGTGCGCCTCGGTCGTGACACCGGCCGACGAGCACCGCCCCGACCTGGTGTCCCTGATCGTCGCGCGGGCCGAGGCCGTCGGCGCGGACGCGGTGCTCACCTTCTCCGAGTACGCGGTCGTGGCCGTCGCCGAGGCATGCGAGGCGCTCGGCCTCAAGGGGGCGGGCAGCGCCGCCGCGCTCGCTCGCGACAAGCGGCTGATGCGCCGCACCTGGCGGCAACACGGTTTGCCGCAGCCGGAGTTCCGTCCCGTGGACACCGAGGCCGACCTGCACGCGGCGGCGCGCGCCCTGCCGGGACCGCTGCTGCTGAAGGCGGCCTGGAGCGCCGGGTCCACCGCGCACCGGATCATCCGCTCCCCGCACGAGGTGCCGGCCGCCTGGGCCCGCTCCCGTGCCGTGATGGCCGAATCCGCCCAACTGGGCTACGCGGAGCTGCATGTGGCCGAGGCCGACGCGCACTACGTGGTCGAGCAGATCGTCACCGGCACCGCGTCGGGCTGGTTCGACGAGCCGGGCTGGGGCGACTACGTCAGCGTCGAGGGCGTCGTGACGGACGGCACCTTCCGCCCGGTGTGCCTCAGCGGGCGGATGCCCACGGTCGAGCCGTTCACCGAACGCGCGAGCATCACCCCCGCCCTGCTGCCCGAGGACGCCCAGGACCGGATCGTGGACCTGGCCCGCCGCGCGGTCGACGCCCTCGGCCTGCGCGACTGCGGGACCCACACCGAGATCAAGCTCGGCGCCGACGGCAGGATGTGGCTGATCGAGACGGCCGCCCGGTTCGGCGGCGCGATGACCGTGCCGCAGATCGAGGAGGTCTTCGGGCTCGACCTGGTCGGCATGCTCGTCGACCACCTCCTCGGGCGTCCGGCCGCGTGGCCCGAGCGGGCCCTCACCCCGGCGCGGGCGCGCGGCGCGGCGGGCTCCCTCGTCGTGCTCGCGGTCGACGGCCGCGGCCGGGCCTGGCCGGACCGCAGGCTCTGGGACTTCCGGGCCGTCTCGGCGGACGTCCCCCTCAGCCGGGGCAGCCGCCTGTCGGTGGTCGCGGAGAGTTCACTCGCCGACGGCGAGGTCGTGCCGGTGTACGACCCGGCCGCCGGCGCCAACACCATGGCGGCCCTGTGCCTGCTCTCCGCCACCGACGCGCGGACCGTGCTCCGCGACTTCGAGACCGTGGTGGACGCCCTGCCCCGGGTGCTGCCCGCCGCTCAGCCCCAGGAGGTTTCGGCATGA
- a CDS encoding beta family protein yields MSGPLYIPVLPARQHATGAFGRLWPDVRAAIRPLWNLPPLPGAAPQTLTMAVGKYVDPVSAVSRHGGWIDAPFGEDAQIAALAEALSAYCEWGRLRPVTGPGRTGLQQMAAVETARRCRRGLGVRVRVPGEWDGRHREDVRGLLSRTGPEVPVDLLLDMGAVLDDRPDAGKEALRALDALMPLAVWRSAALLGGAFPRATAEMLEGGSCEGSRAEWRMWHEVRATGRAYAPLLRYGDYGVQPPSALGQDPAPGRKGGPPWSVLRYTTASSYLLFKTLTRGPDRIAVNRGAARRITRLPEFRGAGAGEGEAWLSDCANGPLSTGEGVGGPREWLRAGNLQHMMYVVRSLPGG; encoded by the coding sequence ATGTCCGGACCGCTCTATATTCCCGTTCTGCCGGCTCGGCAGCATGCGACCGGGGCCTTCGGGCGGTTGTGGCCGGACGTTCGGGCCGCGATCCGGCCGCTGTGGAATCTGCCGCCGTTGCCCGGAGCAGCCCCGCAGACGCTCACCATGGCCGTCGGCAAGTACGTTGATCCGGTGAGTGCCGTCAGCCGTCACGGCGGATGGATCGACGCACCCTTCGGTGAGGACGCCCAGATCGCCGCCCTGGCCGAGGCGCTGTCCGCGTACTGCGAGTGGGGTCGGTTACGGCCGGTCACCGGACCGGGGAGGACCGGGCTTCAGCAGATGGCGGCGGTGGAGACGGCGCGGCGCTGCCGGCGCGGACTGGGCGTCCGAGTACGGGTCCCGGGAGAGTGGGATGGCCGTCACCGAGAGGATGTCCGGGGCCTGCTGTCCCGGACGGGTCCGGAGGTGCCCGTGGACCTGCTGCTTGACATGGGTGCGGTGCTCGACGACCGGCCCGACGCGGGCAAGGAGGCGCTCCGCGCCCTCGACGCGCTGATGCCCTTGGCGGTCTGGCGGAGCGCCGCCCTGCTCGGCGGGGCCTTCCCCCGGGCGACCGCTGAGATGCTGGAAGGAGGGTCGTGTGAGGGGTCCCGGGCGGAGTGGCGCATGTGGCATGAGGTGCGTGCGACGGGCAGGGCCTATGCTCCGCTGCTCCGTTATGGCGACTACGGCGTGCAGCCGCCGAGTGCCCTCGGGCAGGACCCGGCTCCGGGAAGGAAGGGCGGGCCGCCCTGGAGTGTGCTCCGGTACACCACCGCCAGCTCGTACCTGCTGTTCAAGACGCTGACTCGAGGACCCGACAGGATCGCCGTCAACCGTGGTGCGGCTCGCCGGATAACTCGACTGCCCGAGTTCCGGGGAGCGGGAGCCGGAGAGGGCGAGGCATGGCTGAGTGACTGCGCGAACGGTCCGCTCTCGACGGGCGAGGGTGTGGGTGGGCCCAGGGAGTGGCTGCGGGCGGGAAACCTCCAGCACATGATGTACGTCGTACGGAGCCTGCCCGGCGGGTGA
- a CDS encoding SDR family NAD(P)-dependent oxidoreductase — protein sequence MARYRLTGRTVLVTGATGGIGAACAHAPHARGADAVLLGRATSSLSAPARRLGPERALPLTADVTEQAALDEAVARAVHRFGGLDVVFATAGTAPARQATPATIDAALFEHIVDRALSRQARLRRPLRQLEDEGRRRPLASAPADAVLSEEDPAKWG from the coding sequence ATGGCCAGGTACCGCCTCACCGGCAGAACGGTCCTCGTCACCGGCGCGACCGGCGGCATCGGGGCCGCCTGCGCCCACGCGCCGCACGCGCGCGGAGCCGACGCCGTCCTGCTGGGCCGCGCCACCTCCTCCCTGTCGGCGCCGGCGCGACGGCTCGGACCGGAACGAGCACTGCCGCTGACGGCGGACGTCACCGAACAGGCGGCCCTGGACGAGGCGGTGGCCCGCGCCGTGCACCGCTTCGGAGGACTCGACGTCGTCTTCGCCACCGCGGGCACCGCCCCCGCCCGCCAGGCCACGCCGGCGACGATCGACGCGGCGCTGTTCGAGCACATCGTCGACCGCGCCCTGTCCCGCCAAGCCCGACTCCGGCGTCCGCTACGGCAGTTGGAGGACGAGGGAAGGCGCCGGCCCCTCGCGTCCGCGCCCGCCGACGCGGTGCTCTCCGAGGAAGACCCGGCGAAATGGGGGTGA
- a CDS encoding IS110 family transposase, whose protein sequence is MVDTTATDLFLGLDLGKEFHHAHGRTGDGRTVHDKRLPNTEPKLLELFTKLVAKFGTVLVIVDQVANIGALPLTVARASGCRVAYLPGLSMRRAADLHPGEAKTDARDAFVIAETARTMPHTLRAVDRDDEVLAELTMLTGYDNDLAGEVNRTTNRLRGLLSQIHPSLERVLGPRLAYPYVQALLARHGSPAKLKRLGRARCEALLKAHGSRKAKQLAGEISDALAEQTLVVPGTEASALIVPGLAAQLAAAHTQRQATEQEIAALLEALPLFHLLTSLPGMGVRTTAAVIVAIGDGTGFPTAGHLASYAGLAPATKSSGTSIRGEHAPHRGNRLLKRALFQAAFAATGCKSDPSSRIYYDRQRTRGKTHTQAILRLARQRVNVIHAMIRNGTLYEPRALDLAA, encoded by the coding sequence ATGGTCGACACGACCGCGACAGATCTCTTCCTCGGCCTGGACCTGGGCAAGGAGTTCCACCACGCCCACGGCCGGACCGGGGACGGCAGGACCGTGCACGACAAGCGGCTGCCCAACACCGAGCCGAAACTGCTGGAGCTGTTCACCAAGCTGGTGGCGAAGTTCGGTACCGTCCTGGTGATCGTGGACCAGGTCGCCAACATCGGCGCGCTGCCGCTGACGGTGGCCCGCGCGAGCGGGTGCCGGGTGGCCTACCTGCCGGGACTGTCGATGCGGCGGGCCGCCGACCTGCATCCCGGTGAGGCCAAGACAGACGCCCGCGACGCGTTCGTGATCGCCGAGACCGCCCGGACCATGCCGCACACCTTGCGCGCGGTGGACCGTGACGACGAGGTACTGGCCGAGCTGACCATGCTCACCGGCTACGACAACGACCTGGCCGGCGAGGTGAACCGCACCACCAACCGGCTGCGCGGCCTGCTCTCCCAGATCCACCCCTCCCTGGAACGCGTGCTCGGCCCGCGCCTGGCCTACCCCTACGTCCAAGCCCTCCTGGCCCGGCACGGCTCCCCGGCGAAGCTGAAGAGACTCGGCCGGGCCCGCTGCGAGGCCCTGCTCAAAGCGCACGGCTCGCGCAAGGCGAAGCAGCTGGCCGGGGAGATCTCCGACGCGCTGGCCGAGCAGACTCTCGTCGTTCCCGGCACCGAGGCGTCCGCGCTGATCGTTCCGGGCCTGGCCGCTCAGCTCGCCGCCGCCCACACCCAGCGACAGGCCACCGAGCAGGAGATCGCCGCCCTGCTGGAGGCCCTCCCTCTTTTCCACCTCCTGACGTCCCTGCCCGGCATGGGCGTCAGGACCACCGCCGCGGTGATCGTCGCGATCGGTGACGGCACCGGCTTCCCCACCGCCGGACACCTCGCCTCCTACGCCGGACTCGCCCCCGCAACGAAGTCCTCGGGCACCTCCATCCGCGGCGAGCACGCTCCCCACCGCGGCAACCGGCTCCTCAAACGCGCCCTGTTCCAGGCCGCGTTCGCCGCGACCGGCTGCAAGAGCGACCCGTCCTCGCGGATCTACTACGACCGCCAGCGAACCCGCGGCAAGACTCACACCCAGGCGATCCTCCGCCTGGCCCGGCAACGCGTGAACGTCATCCACGCGATGATCCGCAACGGCACCCTCTACGAACCCCGCGCCCTCGACCTCGCTGCCTGA
- a CDS encoding PEP/pyruvate-binding domain-containing protein — MTQLLTGAAEPATDRTVVGENLSLPLFRTLSGVLAGHPYLKVVVDRAENTWHLLDTAAHPFHVNYIATRVLGMDLTALDADLDAFNASVYTDPGRRFLLGVLSLHTDEDADGRERTFLVLETTEADTMHGELLAHFYEFVRARVDGRLPLLLKPANHGQEEELAAISEQRVPRILSHELFGSRTRTPLNPGEATGQLRYFRTHDEYTAYATETGLGWADIVAMPCLPDDVPRVAGFLNTAPITPLSHTNVLASGWGIPNAIVRDLEQLVEKDGLDGAWVRYRVREDGITLERLGHEPDLRPPAWHRQRIRLDPPLLEDVPVLALHRLRGADRDRYGTKAANLGELHHVLDSRTADLTAFYGRPRPPREDLYGHLAARLGLHAPSLPELRSAAADFVAATVGAPEGVALPFALQQHFLASSPAIQQGIGKLKMALELDAGDVLDSLCLQLQHLIRHTPVPEPVARQIGQALPATAGSRGRLVVRSSSNAEDLPGFSAAGVYDSVTTARGTGELLDAVRQVWASLLSPRGVRLRHQVGISLDDTYMGVIVQEYVPASLGGVLVTCDPTRRQDFRNVYLNCFPGSPEQVVEGSVLPQQYLYNTVEGGGRTVSLGSRGDELSAATRARLADLSLAGRLLQSHFSASDVDRPLDIEWLMTDRGDFRLVQIRPYAL, encoded by the coding sequence ATGACCCAGCTGCTCACCGGTGCCGCCGAACCGGCCACCGACCGCACGGTCGTCGGCGAGAACCTCTCCCTGCCGCTCTTCCGTACGCTCTCCGGCGTCCTGGCCGGACACCCGTACCTCAAGGTCGTCGTCGACCGCGCCGAGAACACCTGGCACCTGCTCGACACCGCCGCGCACCCCTTCCACGTGAACTACATCGCCACCCGCGTCCTGGGCATGGACCTGACCGCGCTCGACGCGGACCTCGACGCCTTCAACGCGTCCGTCTACACGGACCCCGGGCGCCGCTTCCTGCTCGGCGTGCTGTCCCTGCACACCGACGAGGACGCGGACGGCCGCGAACGCACGTTCCTGGTCCTGGAGACGACCGAGGCCGACACCATGCACGGCGAACTCCTCGCGCACTTCTACGAGTTCGTCCGCGCACGGGTCGACGGAAGGCTTCCGCTGCTCCTCAAGCCCGCCAACCACGGACAGGAGGAGGAGCTGGCGGCGATCAGCGAACAGCGCGTGCCGCGCATCCTCAGCCACGAGCTCTTCGGCTCCCGGACCCGCACACCGCTCAACCCCGGCGAGGCCACCGGACAGCTGCGGTACTTCCGCACCCACGACGAGTACACGGCGTACGCGACGGAGACCGGGCTCGGCTGGGCGGACATCGTGGCCATGCCGTGCCTGCCGGACGACGTCCCCCGGGTCGCCGGCTTCCTCAACACCGCACCGATCACCCCGCTCTCGCACACCAACGTCCTCGCCTCCGGCTGGGGCATACCCAACGCGATCGTGCGCGACCTGGAACAGCTCGTCGAGAAGGACGGCCTGGACGGCGCGTGGGTCCGCTACCGGGTCCGCGAGGACGGGATCACCCTCGAACGGCTCGGCCACGAACCCGACCTGCGGCCCCCGGCGTGGCACCGGCAGCGCATCCGCCTCGACCCGCCGCTGCTCGAAGACGTCCCCGTGCTGGCCCTGCACCGGCTGCGCGGCGCCGACCGCGACCGCTACGGCACCAAGGCGGCCAACCTCGGCGAGCTGCACCACGTGCTCGACAGCCGCACGGCCGACCTGACCGCCTTCTACGGGCGGCCCCGCCCGCCGCGCGAGGACCTCTACGGGCACCTCGCGGCCCGCCTCGGCCTGCACGCCCCCTCCCTCCCCGAACTGCGCTCCGCCGCCGCCGACTTCGTGGCCGCGACGGTCGGCGCCCCCGAGGGCGTCGCGCTGCCCTTCGCGCTCCAGCAGCACTTCCTGGCCTCCTCCCCCGCCATCCAGCAGGGCATCGGCAAGCTCAAGATGGCCCTCGAACTCGACGCCGGCGACGTCCTGGACTCGCTCTGCCTGCAGCTCCAGCACCTGATCCGGCACACGCCCGTCCCCGAGCCGGTCGCCCGGCAGATCGGCCAGGCCCTGCCCGCCACCGCCGGCTCCCGGGGCCGCCTGGTGGTGCGCTCCTCGTCCAACGCCGAGGACCTCCCGGGGTTCTCCGCGGCGGGCGTCTACGACTCCGTCACCACCGCCCGCGGAACCGGCGAACTCCTCGACGCCGTCCGCCAGGTGTGGGCCTCGCTGCTCTCGCCGCGCGGCGTGCGCCTCCGCCACCAGGTCGGCATCTCCCTCGACGACACCTACATGGGCGTCATCGTCCAGGAGTACGTCCCCGCCTCGCTCGGCGGCGTCCTGGTGACCTGCGATCCGACCCGCCGCCAGGACTTCCGCAACGTCTACCTCAACTGCTTCCCCGGCTCCCCGGAGCAGGTGGTCGAGGGTTCGGTCCTGCCGCAGCAGTACCTGTACAACACCGTGGAGGGCGGCGGCCGTACCGTCTCCCTGGGCTCCCGGGGCGACGAGCTCTCCGCCGCCACCCGCGCCCGGCTCGCCGACCTGAGCCTGGCCGGGCGGCTCCTGCAGTCCCACTTCAGCGCGTCCGACGTGGACCGGCCGCTGGACATCGAGTGGCTGATGACCGACCGGGGCGACTTCCGGCTGGTCCAGATCCGCCCGTACGCGCTGTGA